DNA from Thunnus maccoyii chromosome 5, fThuMac1.1, whole genome shotgun sequence:
tCTTCTTTGTGGCATCCAGTTCCCGCTGAAAGAATCTGCAAAGTCTTTGAAGGGCATTTTAGGGTTTGTCAAACCTTCAGCACCATAAGTTTTAAAAACCTTATTGGAGCAGTAAAAGTATCAGACAGGACCTTGTTGGAAGAAGAAGTGGATGGAGGAACCATCGTTCTCATATCTGGACTTTGGCCACAGGAAAGACACGATTTTGTCTGTGGCTTCTTTTTTCCTAGTTGTTGTtgtggctgttgctgctgctgcctctccaTGATGTTTTTAACGATCTTCTCGATGGAGTCTTAGGTTAGAGGTGTGGCCAGGGTCTGAGCAGGTTGAGGTGGGTTTACTGTTGCGATAGGTATGGTAACAACTGGGACACTAGTAGTTTCACTCCCCACTGTCAGAGAGTGCCAGAGTTGCTGCCTGTCTTGGAGTTTTTCTGGGCTTGTGTTTAAAGAGGAGCTGGTGTTCATCAACTTGGCCAGGTGCTTTACATATTGTGCAATGTGTAATTTGGTTGTTGGGTGGAGCATGCTGTTTGGGTCTCTACAGGAGCTGTTAACAAGGGTAGCATAGTCCTGGTCCACATGCTTGAGCATGTTCTTCTGCCCACAGTGTTTGTTGAGCAAGTCGTCGATGGCCTTCTTCATGGGAGTTGCATTGGCCAGGCAATTCCCGACCAatgtaaaaatagattttaCTTTCTTATGCAACAGCagacactttttaaatataGAGTGATCACTGAGTTGGGAATGATACACTAGTATGTGCTCTGCTGAACTTATATTCTGTAGAACAGGACACATAATAATTCACCAACTAATAACAAATTACTGGCATATAAGTGCATGCGTAGTTACAATTAGAGGGTCCAGCGTCAATTTAAAACACCATTGTCAGaagtgggattcgaacccacgcctccagGGGAGACTGCAACCTGAACGCGTACCTGAGCTAGTACTccaattttgcccaaaacaagAAGTTGAGGGCAAAATTTTGCCTACTGAAAACAAGTCAAGTAGTCTGTCCAAAGACAACCATGATACTGTTGACCAGTTGCAGGTGGTATACACACATTCTTTGTGGTGGGGATTGTGAAGACTCCTAACACTGGtgttataaaataaatgtgtcactttaaaatatatatatttcttatcATCTTCACATTTTTTGGCCGTAGTAATAATGTTATTGGTTATCGTAGTGGTATCACTCACAACAAACATCAACCCTGAGATTCCATATTGGTGTATCTATAGTCTTCATGCCATTAACTGCAGAAATGGGAATGCCTGTGTGTTTAAGGACAGTGTCCTCTCGAAGTTATTCATTGTTGTGCTCAGTAGTGCATTGTTTATTAGCTCCTCACTTTCACTGTTTGAACTGTTGAAATTAGACGTGGACTAATTGCAAACACATGTGAGCACTGTTTGCTTGCTTGAAATTATACGTGTGAACAGGTTTGTAGCCTGAAAGTCAAGACTGAGGATTCACCATTTTTAGACACATCTGGCGTTAGGTGGTTGGTGGTAGAATTCTCGCTTTCCACGCGGGAAGCAccggttcgattcccggccaatgcgatgttgttgttgttgttttttttttttttacccagacAAGCATCCAAGCTAAACAGACATTCATTCCTGTCAGCTAAGTAATGAATAGACGGAAAGCATCAgtgtaactaacaattatttgaCCCCTAACAGCAACCAAGAATAAGAGAAGATGTCATCATAAACAGTTCAGTAGATAGCACAACTTACATTGGCATTAAGTTCATACTTTGCCAGAGCAAAATGTtcctcatataggctatagaAGCTACACAAATCAAGCAAAgtaccacacacatacataaatgtaaaaGCATGCCGCGAATTCTACCACTGCCAGCCACACAAAGTGTGTCGAAAGAAGTTGGCTAGCTATCACACAATATAAAACAAGGTTGCTTAATGTTAACATTATCCCAAAACTCTTCAAATAGGGCAACTATTAAACGCACTAACATTACCATAGTTAACGTCAACCTTTCGGCTAGTTTATAGCTCAGTTCAATTAGTAATATTTTCTAGTTCATAGTCTGTAATGCTAGAAAAGGTTGGTACTACAACAAGTACAGGTACTACTAAGCTAGTAGGTATATCCAAAATGCTATTAGGTTGCGTACTATTAGTTATTTTGCAGGattgttaaaatgttaacaaCTCCATAAGATATACGCAGAAATAGTAAGCACAGTGTCCTCAGTCTCTACACCAAACACACTAAACCTTCGACCTGCTGCCGCAGCACGTGACCTCCTAATACGatacactgaaataaaactctttattttaaaaagcacttaCTCTGGCGCTGATTCCCGATTTTATGTTGTGACATTGCAGGAAGCAATGCCTAAGAGACTGCAGCTGTCGGCTCGGTTTCAAACTAAGCAACATAATTTACTATTGTCTTatgttttgcaaatataaatTGTAAAACATTAGGCAACACACGACTTCCTTCCAATTCTTTTCAGAATACAATACAGCATATACAACCAAGTTcatgaaaaactgttttattgtaaaatgtaacaATAACCTCACcaaatttaaatgataaaagttACATTTATACTCAGGATAAAAGCTGTGTTGGTCAACTTTCAGTTTTATctgtcattgctgttgtttagtACAGACATTAAACATAAGTAAAGAAGTACATAAAATGattgtctttctttttggtGCTTTTTATGCAAAAAAGGCTGGAGACCACACGCCTGTGCCATGATGAAAGGGGGTAGAACCAGCATAGTATGATATTTTCATAATGACTATAGAACACAAGTGAGCAAATAGCAGAAAATATAAgcttatttactgtatattccCTGATTTTGAAACTCGATGAGTAGTTTGTAAACCTCTGtgttgttatactgtatatgctgacTTCAGCTTGCCACATAATTAATCACACCAACAGTTCCATTACATGAAGAATATTTCTAAAGTTTGAATTTGCTTGTTATGGTGCGAAAAACTGGTGCACATTATTTCCTGCATTTTAGAGTACTGCCATATTCAATTGTCAAAAAGACTTCAGGCTTTTCACGCAGACTATGGGGCATCTATGCGGCTTGTCTACAATTCAGTTCAGACTGAGACATGAAAACTATTACACCAGTTCACTGAGCCAACCAGGTGTCTTAGTGTCATTTGGCCCTTTTGGCTATGCTTTCGTGTGTTCACTCGTGTGTTTATATAGGGAGTAACCAAACATTTATTATGATGCACAACTCACATCGGGAACAATTTAGGACCACAGCCCCTTGTAAGATGATATTTATGTGATCCACCACAAACATTCTAATTTATTGATGCCAGTCATTATATTGCATTGTCCTACAAAATGCAGTTAAGGTGAGTTTAAAAGTCCGTGTAGGAATTGATGTGACAGTAACTTTATCATACCATAAGGTTCGGATGTCTGTTATTTTGATGTCCATCTTCTGGTTTTCCGGTCTTGTTGTGGCTCGTGCTTGCAGAATTGACGGAGATTGCAGCGGGACAGACGTAATGTGTCTCTCCTGTCAGATGGTGGCGATGCAGGTCAAAGAAAAAAGCAGTGGCATTTAGGGAAGTTACAGGTGGAGCCGAAAGCCAGTTCTGTCAACTTGTGTGAGACTCTACTATTCACGTTGTTACTGAACGTATTAAGTCTTAAAGTAAGTATCAATTGAAGCTGTTGAGGTTTAATGCGTACGtgttgacttgtttgtgttAGCAGTTCAATGTGCATAAGCTGGAGTAGCACATACTGTCAGTCTTGTATACAGCGTAACATCTTAATATATTAGCACTTCAAAACTTTTCTGAACCACCAAAAGTAACGTGAAACTAAAATATCTTGCTAATGTACTCAAGCGGCTTTAAAATTACTTTGAATTGAAACACTCTCCTCCACATGCAACCAAACACTGACGTACACCGAGAATGGACTTCGTTAACTGTGTGACCTGAAagttaatgtttaatttaaaaaggttCAGCTAATTACGGTAATTAACGTGCCGAATTTACCAGAAGGAGCTGACAGCTTGCCGAAGATGATAAGTCACCTGCTTCTTAGTTTCCGGGTTTACAGAAGTAAGGCAAAGTTAAACTGCCAGAAATTTGAACGTAGTCTGGTGGAAAGACTGGACAAAGAGAAGCTGGACAAAATACAGTCAGAGGTGACTGTTGATTAGTGCACCCCAGTCACTACTGATATCATTACATCCATGAAGTTAAGAGACACTTTTgctgtttgttgatgtttttaaacCATTGTAAATGTGTAACTATGCCTCAAACAGCTGTACTCCCTTTGAGAGGGCCATGTACCCTGTAGACCTCCCAGCTGTAATTTCAGTTCTGTCAACTTGTGTGAGACTCTACTATTCACGTTGTTACTGAACGTATTAAGTCTTAAAGTAAGTATCAATTGAAGCTGTTGAGGTTTAATGCGTACGtgttgacttgtttgtgttAGTAGTTCAATGTGCATAAGCTGGAGTAGCACATACTGTCAGTCTTGTATACACCGTAACATCTTAATATATTAGCACTTCAAACCTTTTCTGAACCACCAAAAGTAACATGAAACTAAAATATCTTGCCAATGTACTCAAGCGGTTTTAAAATTACTTTGAATTGAAACACTCTCCTCCACATGCAACCAAACACTGACGTACACCGAGAATGGACTTCGTTAACTGTGTGACCTGAAagttaatgtttaatttaaaaaggttCAGCTAATTACGGTAATTAATGTGCCGAATTTACCAGAAGGAGCTGACAGCTTGCCAAAGATGATAAGTCACCTGCTTCTTAGTTTCCGGGTTTACAGAAGTAAGGCAAAGTTAAACTGCCAGAAATTTGAACGTAGTCTGGTGGAAAGACTGGACAAAGAGAAGCTGGACAAAATACAGTCAGAGGTGACTGTTGATTAGTGCACCCCAGTCACTACTGATATCATTACATCCATGAAGTTAAGAGACACTTTTgctgtttgttgatgtttttaaacCATTGTAAATGTGTAACTATGCCTCAAACAGCTGTACTCCCTTTGAGAGGGCCATGTACCCTGTAGACCTTCCAGCTGTGGATAACAATGACGTGAGATCGGCATCTGAACAGTACGTCTCTTCTTTGGAGTCCAGACATTGTGAGAATGAGTGGTTTCAGTCACAGACCTTGAAGGTACTATAATAAATTTGATGTCCctaatttttatgtttatgactATGGTTTTTACTGTCTTGATTCATATAGGAGCAAATTTATCCACAATATTCAAATACTTTTGACATTGTTTTTAGGGGGGAGGTTAATATTTTGGCACTTCAGATGTCTcctgtaaaatattaacattttgtgaGGAAGTATTTATTGGAAAAAGTACAGTGTTTGTTGCTGCCTTGGTGTTCACATCAGAGAGTGCAGAGGTTCATGAAGTGGTTTTCCTGTCATCCCACTCAGGTGGCAATAACAGCAAATAACATAAGCCAGTTGCAGGTGTTTGAAGATGACCAACCTGGATGTACAGTGCTGGCACTTCACCCCCCTGATCATCCAACACAAGGTCTGgaaccacacacactcatatacacacacgcaaagaCACACTAAATGTACAGACTCCTTCTGACTCCTTCTCCTCTACCTTCCAGTGGTGGCTTTATACCTGCATGGGGAGTGGTGGTGTGTGGACGACGTCTTACGAACATCCAGCAAATCTAGAAGTGGCTTGGTGTCGGTAACTTGGCTTTCCTACTGTACATCTGTTTTTACATCAGCATTACTACAACACAGTGATAAACAAATTAAGGTTCCTCAGTGTGGAAAGAATTAGAATTTACTTAGTTCCAGGTGTTGAAAACTTACAGAGGAGATACAGAAAGAAAGGTCTCCAACTACTGATTTCTTTCATTGCTGATAAATCTGTCAGTTATCTTTCTCAGTTAATCATTTAGcctataaatgtcagaaaatagggACAAGGAAAAATGTTACTTAAGACTCAATTCCAGGTACATTTCACCCAAGTTTGTCCATTTCCTTTGACAAGCTACATTGAGTCTGTGCCCTCATGAAAGGGGaagtttttttctctgtgatctTTGGATTGGATTCTGCTCACATAAGACTGATGCCCAATTATggaacatgtacagtatcttCATCACTAAATTGTAGAATTTCCTGGAGTGGCAAGCAAATAATTATTCTTTCGCTgggctcgttggtctaggggtatgattctcgcttcgGGTGtgagaggtcccgggttcaaatcccggacgagccctaCAAGCAAATGTGTGACAAAGAGGGTAGCTTTTAAGCCTAgactcaaatactgtatgtcatgctgATGCTGTCAATTTGTGAATCACTGTGCACATCTCAAGATTTTAGCAATGTATCCTAAAGTTTCTTCTTCATGGGTCATGTTGCATGGAGCTATGtagaaaacacatgtattgATCCTGATTTGTATAAAGATGAGTCAGAGTTCAGACATGAGGTGGAAGTGAGTTTATGGATGAATACTGATGTCAACAAGTCAAATACTTTGACATGACAGTTGGAATGACAGTGCAAGAAAGTGTATGTCTTTGGAGTGACAGTGTTGGATGGCTTTGCATACAAGTTTTAAGGCCCATTGTACAGAAGCCAAGAGTTGTCATGGTtgcagtgatttttttctatCCCATCATCTTAAAATTACAAGTGAAATGTCTTGTTATCTTTGGATAACAAACTTGTTCTTTCATGATAACAAGTCAAATAGTCGAATAGTGTTATCCCACGATAACAaggtattttttattttcttcttctttatttaagGAGAAGACTGAAGCTGAAACTTTACAAAGGGATGTTAAGTATTTGAGTGACCCTACTTGATATTGTTAATTTCAGAATACTGTTTGAGAGGTTCAGATTAGCTGAATTAAATGTTACTTCTAATATATGCgctttgttttcttgtgaaaaTTAGATATTTGTTCTGTTGtctcaagaaaataaatatttgttttcctgAGATAACAACATAATTAACTTATGATCTtgagaaaaagagattttacaATATGACATCTATCTAACTGCAGTTTTTCTGACCAATATTGTGATCATGATTTGAATGTGATTATCTTTTATACATTGAACTACAAGCCTGTATTTGTGGTCTACACTGTATTAAACAAGATATGATTGTACCAAGCATTAATAcaaattgctctttttttacttaaatgtaATCAGATAAAATATGAAGTCCTCTCAGGGTCCTTTTTGAAAAACCATCATTCAGAGAAATTCAAAGTAAACTTGGCCAGTTTTCTACCAGTTTAGCTTACATTTCTGTAGATATTACATGTTGTTGTTGACATTACTTAATGAACTTGTATTCAGATATAATCATTACATTAAAGTGGAGTGGGGTTAAATTTAATGATAACAGCTTCATCATTACATAATTTTTaccagagctgtgtgtgtgtgtgttcacttgtttgtttactaTTTGTTTTCATCCACGTTGGTGAGCTTCCTAATTCAGAGTATTTTCCCCAGGTGCAGACGATTATGGAGAGGGTGATTGTGTTCCTGCTCAGTCAGGTAGTAGAGCGGTCTTCACAGGAGGAAGTGTTGTTCTCCCCACATCCCCGCACAGAGAGCTGCAAACTGTTGTGGAGAGACGGCCAGGCAGTCGGCTTCtacacagtcaaacacaaagGTACgatggaggaggagaatgagagatttctttttttacatgtaaatctTGCCTAGTACAGTTTTAACATAAGTATTTGTTCCTCCAGAAGGACAAAATCTATTTACCACATGTTACTTCCACTTCACAGTAAAGTAAATTTATCTCAACCAACAAAAAGTCACAACCACACAGTAAAACAATGTCCATAAACCTGTCTTCAGATGATTTACATCCGTATACAGCATTTATATTTATCACCTATCTCTGCAGCTCTTTTATGACATCAACGACCTTATGTCCAACAGCAGACAACTGTTTCCAGCAAAAAGCTCAGATAACCCCCATtgcacactacctgcccagcaccgaACAATAGATAGACAGTGACAGAAAGTCGAACATTATGCTGCTGAAGAGCcaaatgtttttctcaggagaccaaaccagattcaaaaggagagtgaatattagactcaCATCCAACAACCACATTCTAAAGTGGTCCCAGTCCCAAGTGGTGAGAAAAAGAGTATTGACACCTGTTACATTACGAGATATTCCATATGCATGGGTTAATGGGTGGCACTATAAGGAAAATGCAACACCATATACAATAGCAATCACTCTCCGGGTAAATAGAACATGTGGCCAGTACAGTAGCTGTTCTGTGTCATCCTAAAGTCTTGTTGGTAGCAGGTAAAAAATAATTGCAACTACATCCTGATTTCATGCTGCACATAAGATGCAAGTATCTTTCCACACAGAAGCAGGACATTGTACAGTTGGTTAGCTTGCTGAGGAGTTGATCTGTTTATGTGCTGTCAAAAAATGCTCAAAAtgacagttgttttgtttggtagatgCATTTTGATGAACGATTGCAATTGGTGCTAACCACGGGAACAAATACATTGTGTTTGCTGTAgcttcttcacaataaaagccactTCATGTTTCGTCAATTGAACGCTTTAAATGTAAAGCAGTTGCAGTAGGATGCTGGGTTTCCATTACAGCTGTGATACAGTGTAAAGAGAGTAAACAGTAGACACATAAAACTACACTAGGTTACACGCAACTTGAATCCAGTGCAGTGATGGCAGACTCCAccactaacaatgaaaactactatATGGAGGTAATTtctgtatataaatacattaaatggtTATTGCAGAAAAATGCTGGACATTAATAGTATCAAAAACTGACTGTGATTTTATGAAAATCATACAGGttataactttaaatgttatgttttcatgtaaaaaaaaattgagcaGTACATAACgatcttatttttttaaggCTCAAATGTTGGCTCAATAATTGGCTGGTTTTGGCCTTAAAAATCCAGTATCGGTCAGACTGTGTACCACAGTAGACCAAATACTTACTGTGGTTTGCTACATTTTTTCAAACAGTAACTCTTCCACTCAATGTTTCAGGCAGTCTGTGTGACAGCTGGAGCGGTCGATGCTACATGCTGCCTGTTCTAGACACAGTGCTGGTGAGGAAGAGCTGGAGACGGAGAGGCTTCGGCCTTCAGATGCTGGATGATTTCTGCTCCTCTTTCTCCAGAGAGGAGGTGCTGGGAGTCAGCGCTCCACTATCACCCAGCATGGTGGCAGGTCAGCTAAGTTCCTCCTTTACCTCCCTCCCAAAAAAACTTTTTGTCTATTTACATTCTAGATTTCCCTTCCTTCATTCTTATCTAAGGGACATGTTTGTCAGATGATTTGTAATATTTGGCAGAAGATTGCATATTTCCAGTCAGTGGTTGTTGCAGTGTTGCATTGGCTGCGCTCATGCCACATGGGAATAACTAAGAAAAGTAATTACTAAGAAATGTTCATACGCACACGTGCTTGGTGATGGTGTATCTACGTTTCATAACAGATCAATCATTTAACTGTCAAGACACACTAAAACTGAAGTAGTTTTGCCCTTctcttaatttaattttggGGTTTTTCCTCAAATGAAACTACTAATGAAACTAATTCCCACACTTCCCCACAAACCCCACAGAGATCCCAGGTAGTATTTgaacattatttaaattttaGGAAGGAGGCATGTGATATGAATGcaacacaggtgtgtgtgttatgctCAAACTCTCGTTTTTTGTAAAGTGATCTTTCTATCTAGCAACCCATCAACAGGTTATGTGATTGTGTCtcctgtgtgttcagtgtgcaGTCAGTTCCTGCAGATGCACGAGGAACATGGAGAGCGTCTGTATGAGGTGGAGGCTCCAGGGGGATGGGCTCAACGACGAAACATCTGGCTGAACATCCAGCTGGGCCGCTACTCCTCCAGTAGAGATTATATCATCTTTTACATTGAGCATGAAAACTCATTCTTGACCTtagaaacaacattttaaatcttaaaaaaatctgaaatcaaGGTCCACTTACCACAGGCAACCAACAGCTGTTGTCTTTCCAGATACCAATGAGGAAAGCAAGCCAGCTTCAGGAAGAACCATGAGGAATGACGGAGATGACTCGTCTCAGAAGGtgaaaatctaaatttaaaagacaaatccctgaaaaaaaaccccaaaaaacaaaaaccagttACTGCTGATGTGCTCTGAATTTCTGCAGGCTTCAGCACCCCTTGATAGAATAagcaaatatgaaaacattggTGGATGGAAGTTCTCATGAGTTTTACtaaaaggcattctgggaaatgtagggcATAACTGATTGAGTAGATAAGGGTATTTGGTGTACAAATCCATCACAGACTAATACCTAATATACATTCACCAGCCGCTTCATTAGGTAAACCTGTGCAAAGCTTTACGAAGcatgaaacattttcagtttttgttgaaattgtcagaaaggtgataattctactttatgtttattattgagatcatagtgggtggtggtgatgtactggggtgcattgtgtatatatatatatatatatatatatatatatatatatatatatatatacacatacatacatacatatatgatGAATTAAGAGAATTTACAGTGCATACAGTGAATTACAGACTATCCTCTGAACAGAGTAGTCTTTGTCAACATGAGACGTTTTTAAGTATCATTATTCAAGGTCACAGGAGAACTCCCTGTTCAGAACACATCTATTATGCACGATCACATCCTGTGCTTCACTGAGTCGTAACAATAATTAAGATTTATTTCTCAGAACAGTACACCCAGAATACATGAGTGTAATCAGTCATATTGCACAAGAGTCTCAGAgtcttctgtttttttagaCGCAGACATGTCATTCCAAACCGGACCTGGCCTCACTGCATACCTGTAATGTGACCGTTCCACTGATAATAGACTCTGCTGAACAACCAGTTAAACCTTGTGATCCAAGCCAAGAAGTAACCTCCCGAAGCAGCAAGACCTCTGGAACAGGATGTAGCCCTGCAGCCCATGCTCATGATCTGGACCCTGGACCTCCCACCAGACCACTAAAGTctctaaacacaaaacaagctCTGAAATCCAAGCCCTCTGTATCTGCAAACCCTCACAGAGAGAAGCCAGAGGCACAGGGAACACTTGGAGGTTCCAAACGAGTCAGAAGGACATGAGTTAAACACGCATACGTACATACAGAGGTCttgtgtgtgaaaccagccCTCAGAAGACAGTCTTATTACAGATTAAGTAGATGCTATACCAAAGTAAATTTTGTTGTcctttatactgtatttatggaCTTTTTAGACTgatatatgaatgaataaataaatagtataaTACATTGCAAGTACTACCACAAAACATAAACTATTTTGGTATAATATGCAAGTATTTTGATATGGATGCTGTTTTACCCTTGTCAGGACATTAACGTGGTgtaactgttttgttttaatattaagGCCCTGCACACCCATACTGCAGTAAACCAACTTGAGTGACTTCATTCTGGCTGATAAGAGGTCTTCTCAGGACTGTGGAAATGTACAGGCTGCACTTTATTGACCTCTCCCTGA
Protein-coding regions in this window:
- the fam169b gene encoding protein FAM169B isoform X2 translates to MYPVDLPAVDNNDVRSASEQYVSSLESRHCENEWFQSQTLKVAITANNISQLQVFEDDQPGCTVLALHPPDHPTQVVALYLHGEWWCVDDVLRTSSKSRSGLVSVQTIMERVIVFLLSQVVERSSQEEVLFSPHPRTESCKLLWRDGQAVGFYTVKHKGSLCDSWSGRCYMLPVLDTVLVRKSWRRRGFGLQMLDDFCSSFSREEVLGVSAPLSPSMVAVCSQFLQMHEEHGERLYEVEAPGGWAQRRNIWLNIQLGRYSSNTNEESKPASGRTMRNDGDDSSQKTQTCHSKPDLASLHTCNVTVPLIIDSAEQPVKPCDPSQEVTSRSSKTSGTGCSPAAHAHDLDPGPPTRPLKSLNTKQALKSKPSVSANPHREKPEAQGTLGGSKRVRRT
- the fam169b gene encoding protein FAM169B isoform X3, coding for MNCTPFERAMYPVDLPAVDNNDVRSASEQYVSSLESRHCENEWFQSQTLKVFEDDQPGCTVLALHPPDHPTQVVALYLHGEWWCVDDVLRTSSKSRSGLVSVQTIMERVIVFLLSQVVERSSQEEVLFSPHPRTESCKLLWRDGQAVGFYTVKHKGSLCDSWSGRCYMLPVLDTVLVRKSWRRRGFGLQMLDDFCSSFSREEVLGVSAPLSPSMVAVCSQFLQMHEEHGERLYEVEAPGGWAQRRNIWLNIQLGRYSSNTNEESKPASGRTMRNDGDDSSQKTQTCHSKPDLASLHTCNVTVPLIIDSAEQPVKPCDPSQEVTSRSSKTSGTGCSPAAHAHDLDPGPPTRPLKSLNTKQALKSKPSVSANPHREKPEAQGTLGGSKRVRRT
- the fam169b gene encoding protein FAM169B isoform X1: MNCTPFERAMYPVDLPAVDNNDVRSASEQYVSSLESRHCENEWFQSQTLKVAITANNISQLQVFEDDQPGCTVLALHPPDHPTQVVALYLHGEWWCVDDVLRTSSKSRSGLVSVQTIMERVIVFLLSQVVERSSQEEVLFSPHPRTESCKLLWRDGQAVGFYTVKHKGSLCDSWSGRCYMLPVLDTVLVRKSWRRRGFGLQMLDDFCSSFSREEVLGVSAPLSPSMVAVCSQFLQMHEEHGERLYEVEAPGGWAQRRNIWLNIQLGRYSSNTNEESKPASGRTMRNDGDDSSQKTQTCHSKPDLASLHTCNVTVPLIIDSAEQPVKPCDPSQEVTSRSSKTSGTGCSPAAHAHDLDPGPPTRPLKSLNTKQALKSKPSVSANPHREKPEAQGTLGGSKRVRRT